CCCGCCCACCCCCAAACCCGCCTTATATCCCCAtccaggctggggaggggggggcctGTGGTGAGCGATGGCCCTGCCCGGCGCGGAGGTGATGGTGGCCATCCATCGTGGATAACCAGGTTAGCGCCAGCGCCCCAGGGCCGGGGGACGCGGCTGGGCGCCAGTGCTGCCGGATCCGGCCCTGTGCTGAGCAGCGATGCTCTTCTCTGCCCTCCCcgaactggggggggggggcaggatccAGGAATCCCGACTCCAGTCTCTGCATCCCGAAGCTCCCCCCGCCCAGATGTGGGTGTCCTGGCTgtgacacccccacccccccatgcGCTGCCCCAGTACCCATGGGTGTCCCACGGGATGGGATGGAGCTCTCCCTGATGCCTCCGTCACCAGTGAGCTGAGCGTGCCAGACCTCAgcccagcccctggcagcaGTCGGcaccaccagctctgccagctcccagtGCACCCAGTACCCTGAGATAAGGAGCAGGATGGGACCCGcttgtggggctggggagaggggatgggatggggggggggaggggagtgtTTAAAGATCCTGAATCCCATCTGTGCCGGAGCTGTACGAGGCCAaaggtggggagaaggggacgggatggggaaggggctggggccggggtgggcccagggaggggacagggactggCGGTGGCCCAGGGACAGCAGGATCCGGGCAGGAACAGCTAATCTGGGTGCTGGCGCTGGGTCCGTCCCAGACCCTGGCACTGGctgggctggcggggggggggggcagttaCATAAGCAGAAAGttacccccccacacacatcTCCAAGTCCCCCCTAAAACCTGAGCCCCTGCAGGACGCTTGGGTCCCTCCAGCTGGCAGCGAGgtgctgtgcctcagtttcccccatTTCTCAGCAGGGCCCCTCTCCCCTTAAATCTTGCCCCTTCCCGACACCATCTCATGGGAGTCtcatacccccccccccccccaaaaagatGCCATCGGGCCGGGCTGGGCATTTTATTGCCATACAAAGACCATCGTTTGTACAACCCCGCAGCACGACCCAccgcagccccccccacccttccacagcccccccccaccacAGGGCCCCATTCGGCCCCGGgtgggtgttgggggggggggggtccttaGCATCCACGTCCTCGCACCTTCTTCTCTTTGCCAGGGAAACCAAATCGTGCCCGGTGCTGCCAGGAGCCCCCGAAACGGTGGGTGCCCCATTCCCACcggccccccgagccccccgcTGCGGGGTGGGGTCCCAGACGTgtgggacacccccccaccacctgccccccccaccctgcgCTGCCTCTTCGGGGCGGCTGAGTGGACCCAGGCGTCCgggcccccccgccgccccccagCATCAGCCTCCTTGTGctcccgcaccccccccccccgcacccccaaatccccctccccggccccgccatcccccccctcagcccctctGGGCCTCGTGGGAGAGGGAGCGGGACAGGGTGCGGCGAACCCCCGGCTTGGCACCGCGGAGGTCCGGGGGGGCGAagaggggcaggggcagggtgcGGGCGtagggcaggaggtgctgggtCAGGGGCTGCCCCAGGCACCCCATCCGCAGCACCCCCCAGGGCGAGCGCTGCTCCAGCACCCGCACCTCCCCGCGATGCTCCAGCGTCTCCCGGCGCTGCTCGTCCACCTCCCGCCGGCACCAC
The sequence above is drawn from the Balearica regulorum gibbericeps isolate bBalReg1 chromosome 24, bBalReg1.pri, whole genome shotgun sequence genome and encodes:
- the TCAP gene encoding telethonin, with the translated sequence MLGPSVVVRSGGLLSGARLGCHVREEDMGRRETFSAEWLDLELSTRPEEGWCRREVDEQRRETLEHRGEVRVLEQRSPWGVLRMGCLGQPLTQHLLPYARTLPLPLFAPPDLRGAKPGVRRTLSRSLSHEAQRG